AACTATAAAAGGAAATCTAATTGTGAAATATTTTTTTCAGGAGATTGTCGAAATCATCATTTCCGCAACCGCCATCAGTGAGTGCAGTGTTCATGTAATTACTCTTGATGGTATAGTAAGTGGTAGTGGTGCAGCCACCGGGCCTGAGTATTGGCCAGGTTGCTTCAAACTCTCTGAAAGCAGCCATAGACGCGGCATCCATGCGCGCAGAAGAGATAAAGTCATCATTACAGTAAAAGTTCAGAAGATTTTGTATAAGGGTACTTTCCCAATGGAATAGTTCAGCAACCAAGCCGTTGCTTTTTCTGATGATCTTGAGCTCATACCCTTTATCTCCGAAACAGCCACTCATTTGGTACCATATCTGTAATGTTTCTCCAATCTCCAATGCAGACAGGATCCCATTGGTGTAACCAACTGAATTCTTATTGTAAACAGCCATTGTATCCGCATTCTTCATTGTTACAAAAGGCTTTGCTACCCTATTGGTGAATACCTGCATGAATACTAACAGCAGGGCAAAAGCGAAAAGCAGTCGCCGACAATCGCGGATGAGGGTTTGTTTCTTTCTGTTGTGAGTGTTATCCATGAATGGGCGGTTCCATTATTCCAATTTACCAGTTTTTCTGAATTAGTAAACAACGGTGAATGGCGACAGGCTCATTTTTTTTTCGGTTTCATACTCTTACTTGTTGCAAATGTACCGGATCCGCCAGCCGGGGGCCTGCACCTCTTCCGGGATTAGTCAATTTGCCGTAATTCCCGGAACATATTACTGATTTCTACTTTTCGTATTTTCGTAATACAACAACCTATGCCAATACAGAAGCCACTTCCCGTTTTCAGTATCGAAGACATCACGCCTCCTTTCAAAAAGCAGGCATTCAGTTTTCTTGTACATAATGAAAAACAATGGCCGGGACTGGCCTATCCGCATAAGCATGATTTCTTTATGCTCCTCTTTTTTACCAAAGCCAGGGGCACCCATAGTATCGATTTCAAAGAATATGCAACACATAAATACCAGGTGCATTTCCTGGCGCCCGGACAGGCGCATCACTGGAAATTCCAGTCCGGCACCAGTGGAATACAACTGATGTTCGGACCGGATTTCCTGCCGGATACCAGGCAATGGCCTTTCTTCTCCTGGTCCGGCAATCCTGTACTGGACCTAAGCACTGCAAAATTCAACGAGCTACTGGCCGAACTGTCATTAATGGAAAAAGAATACAGGAATGCTGACCATTTTTCCATCGAAATTCTTGCACACCGGCTGCTGGTGTTACTCAATATGCTGCAAAGATTCTATGAATCGGCTCATCCGGATCTGAATCCCACACCTGTTAAGAAGATCATGATGCAGTTTACGGACCTGGTGGAAACGCATTACAGGGAGGAGCCTACAGTTGAATATTATGCCGCAGTGTTACATGTAACGCCGCAACACCTCAACAATACCTGCAAACGCGAATCCGGAATCACAGCAGGCGCATTCATCCGCCAGCGGATATTGCTGGAAGCCAGGCGGCTGCTCAGTTTTTCAGGGATGGATGTAAAAGAGATCGCCTATCATCTGGGATTTTCCGACACTTCCTATTTCAGCCGCTTTGTCCGCAGGTACACGGGCCTCACCCCACTCGCCTTCCGTCAGCAGGTTCAGAAAGTACCCGGATCATCCCGTTAAGTACCTTTTCCTGTTTTGATCAGTTACTACCTTTGAATTGCAAATAGTGAACAATGAAACTATTCTTTTATGCGGCGATGCTTATAAGCAGCCTTACTGCATGTGCACAAAAAAACAATACGATGAGCAATACTCCCGCAGACCAGCAACTGGCAGCCGCCATCAAAGCTGATGATGCAGTTGCTGTGGCAAACGCATTGAAAGCAGGCGCCGGGAAAGAGATCCGTGATGGAGAAAACAGAACCCCACTGATGAATGCCCTCTATCAAAACCGGCTGGAAGCAGCCAAAGTATTGATCCGCGCAGGCGCCAGCGTGAATGCGCAGGACAGGGTGCTGAATACGCCTTTTCTGTATGCAGGCGCATCCGGCTTCACAGACATCGTGAGGCTCTGTATGAAATCCGGAGCAGATTACACTATTTTCAACCGCTATAATGGATCGGCCCTGATCCCCGCCTGCGAAAGAGGACATGTGGAAACTGTTGCCGCCATACTTGAGGACAAAAAATTCCCCATCGATCATATCAATCGCCTGGGCTGGACTGCCTTGCTGGAAGCCATCATTCTGGGTAATGGCGGTAAGGCACATACGAAGATCGTACAGCTCCTGATCAAGGCAGGGGCTGACCTGAACATTGCGGACCAAAACGGGATCACTCCGCTGGCGCATGCCAGGAAAAAAGGACAAAAAGAGATTGTGATACTGCTGGAAAATGCAGGAGCCAGATAATTTGAACTATCGAAAAACCAGTAACTGGCCGGTCCCGGGAAATGGA
This portion of the Pseudobacter ginsenosidimutans genome encodes:
- a CDS encoding ankyrin repeat domain-containing protein, with the translated sequence MKLFFYAAMLISSLTACAQKNNTMSNTPADQQLAAAIKADDAVAVANALKAGAGKEIRDGENRTPLMNALYQNRLEAAKVLIRAGASVNAQDRVLNTPFLYAGASGFTDIVRLCMKSGADYTIFNRYNGSALIPACERGHVETVAAILEDKKFPIDHINRLGWTALLEAIILGNGGKAHTKIVQLLIKAGADLNIADQNGITPLAHARKKGQKEIVILLENAGAR
- a CDS encoding AraC family transcriptional regulator, producing the protein MPIQKPLPVFSIEDITPPFKKQAFSFLVHNEKQWPGLAYPHKHDFFMLLFFTKARGTHSIDFKEYATHKYQVHFLAPGQAHHWKFQSGTSGIQLMFGPDFLPDTRQWPFFSWSGNPVLDLSTAKFNELLAELSLMEKEYRNADHFSIEILAHRLLVLLNMLQRFYESAHPDLNPTPVKKIMMQFTDLVETHYREEPTVEYYAAVLHVTPQHLNNTCKRESGITAGAFIRQRILLEARRLLSFSGMDVKEIAYHLGFSDTSYFSRFVRRYTGLTPLAFRQQVQKVPGSSR